The Caldisericaceae bacterium DNA window AATTTTACTCAGTAGGCTTGCAACAGCAAATGCAACCGAAGCAACTTCTGCAGATTGAGTTTTTTTCATTGTTTACAGTAGGGAAAATGCAACCTTGTTTTTGAGTTCGCCAATATGCTCTATTTTTATAAGCACCTCATCCCCTTTTTCTATGGGAAGTATTCCTGGTATTGTGCCTGTTGAAATAACACTAGCTGGTGAGAGAGGAAAATATTTCGAGATGTAAGAAATCGTTTCGGCAATTTTAAAAATCATATCCTTTGTGTTGCCTTTTTGTTTTAGGGTGCCATTTACGTAGAGTTCTATTTCAAGATTATGTGGATCTAAAACTTCATCTTTTGTTACTATATATGGACCTACAGAAAGAGATGTTTCAAAATTTTTTGATCTAAACCAAGGAAGCCCTTTTTCCATATCTTTAAATTCAATATTTCTTTCTGTTATATCGTTTACAATTGTATAGCCAAAGACATAGTCCATTGCTTCATTTACGTCGATATCCTTTCCGTATTTACCGATAATGACACCTAACTCAGGTTCGGGGTCAATGCGTGTAGCCCAAGATGGGTATATGATTGGATCTTCCTGGGAGATTGCAAAGTTAGCGTATTTACCAAAAATGATTGGTTCATCTGGAATTGAGCCTCCAGTTTCTTTTGCATGCTCCACATAGTTTTTTCCAAGGCAGATTACAAGGGAAGATTTGTCAATTGGGGG harbors:
- a CDS encoding fumarylacetoacetate hydrolase family protein — its product is MRLFVFEKDGFLNVGVEENGHKIDVNKLSEAMEHLGENEAPIIDSVSAAIEQWQNVLKMIQWGKKTFKDLFYDIFNIKVKKFYPPIDKSSLVICLGKNYVEHAKETGGSIPDEPIIFGKYANFAISQEDPIIYPSWATRIDPEPELGVIIGKYGKDIDVNEAMDYVFGYTIVNDITERNIEFKDMEKGLPWFRSKNFETSLSVGPYIVTKDEVLDPHNLEIELYVNGTLKQKGNTKDMIFKIAETISYISKYFPLSPASVISTGTIPGILPIEKGDEVLIKIEHIGELKNKVAFSLL